The following nucleotide sequence is from Bombina bombina isolate aBomBom1 chromosome 11, aBomBom1.pri, whole genome shotgun sequence.
GCACAGAACATGGAGCAACCCATAGGCAAGCATTTATCTATGAAATGCTTcccctcaaaccaacaccccatgagGCAAAAGGAGGAGGGGTGAATGGGAAGCAGCTGAAACACGGATTCCACATCCAGTTTTGCCAAACAGGCTCCTGCCCCCGCCCTACGGACCAGCGCAAGCACGTCATCGAAGGACTGGTAATACACTGATCTAAGCTAGGGAGAGACAGCATCATTAACTGACCACCACTTCAGAAAGGAAAGCTACTGAATGAACCGaaacttacccggctccttctttggAACGACCCCTAAAGGGGAGATACCCAACCCTAGAATCGGAATCTCCCCAGAAGGGCCTGCCATGTGTCTCAAAGCTATCTCTTTGCTCAGCTTCTCCCTTACTACGCTGGGAAATTAATACGCGAACTTTAGATTCCTGCAAACAGAGGAACCCACGACTGCAGAGCCAACAGGGATAGTAAATCCCAATCAAAGACCAATGCAAAGTAAATAGACGGCCTCTTTATCAGGATAAAGCAGCCGCCATCTCTCAATTAtggctaccctcagtggggtggccgTCCTTTCCAGCAGCGAAAGGCTTGGGGCCGAGACCCGGCCGCTCCTGGGAGCGACCAGCATCCTGGGATCTTGTGCACTCGGAGCCCGAGTGGCCACGCCCGCAGTGCTTACAACCATGGTGGAATGCACACGTCATTCCCCTAGTGCAGAGCTTATCCTGGAACTGCCAGCAAACCCCTGTGGACAACCGTGGAGAACGATGGGGGGGCTCGGGTGCCATAAGGTCCGGCGGGGCATGCCCAGGTATGACCTGTTTTTCAGGCCCCAACTGTGCCATAGCCACGAGTCTACGTCCCCAAAAGACAGGAGAGGGTTACCAACCTTCTTCCTGTGAAACGCCACATCAGTCACACCATGCCCCTTCCTTATATCGTTCATAAacggtttcaatggaatcctgatatttcagaatATCCAATGCCTGATCAGGGAATTTAGTGATATAGCACAACGCAAACACCTGAAAACATTTACACCACTCATCAAACGAATCAGGCCTTTTGAACTTCTTGGGGCCCGTACCGTCCTCTGCCATTTCTTTCTTGCGATAGGCTTCGGCCGAGCGTTCGAACATATGGACATATTTACCTTCCTGAATCCGCCTAACCATTTTAAATTTGAGATGCTCATGAAGGCTAAATGAGGGCCACAGATCAGTGTCCCCATACATAGCTGCCTTACATCTAGTTGTCGCCTCAGGGCTAGCAACCCTTGTCAGCAACGGAATAAAGGGCTCTATGCAGGACGGGGAAGGGGGAGACCAATGGCCTTTCTTTCCTCAACTAACCATTTCATCATCCTATAGATTCTCTTCTGACCCTTGGCCTCCAACCCCAGTGATCTTTCGCTTTCAGACCCAGAATCATCAgaagatgaactaaagcccctatgCCCGGAAGACAAAATGGCCTTACCAGTACCCAGAGGACGCTGCACAGGCAGGGGATCAGAGTAAGTTTATGGCTGCTCACGGCTCTGCTCTTCCTCACCACGACCAACTGGACCGGACTGCACAGCTACCAACTCACTCTGAGACTCCATGGTATCCTGAAATGAAAAATGAGAGAGTGGAGTACCACAGGGGAGGACAAAGGCCAATCAACAAAGGCATCAACCCCCCCTGGGCTAACACTCCTGCACCACATGCAGACTCCATACTCCCACGTGCACTTCCAACACCGCATTAgcaaactgaacctgcctgcccGGACCCTGTTCTGCGCTCATTGGAACCCCTTGGCATAAATTGGGTGTGACACTAGGGGCTTTCTTAGCAGAAGCCCTAGTAGTGACGCCCGGGGAGGCCCCCGCTGGTGACCCACGTGTGTTCTGCGATGAGCTGAGAGTGCATCGTGATGAGGCCACACAACTCCTACTAGGCCATGAATTCTTGCCCCCCACCTGACTAGACAATGGCTGATGCTTTAAAGTGTCCATCGCAACTGGCGCATCCCatgtcaggcctgcggcctgctcataattACCAGTAATCGCCCCAACTTGAGACTCTCCACCCTGCAAAATGTCCCCGCGTGGCTCCAGGCCTTGGCCCCCTAAAGTACCAATCACATTGCCCCCACACGAGCGCTGATCCCCAGTTGCAAGCtgcgccccccccgcccccccccccccgaggcacTCCTCTCTTATCTGAGCCCCCCCCGGAGGCGAAGACAATGCTGCCCACTTTGCTGCCTGATTCCGAATGGCCGAATCGGAAGTAACGTCACCGTAAGTGACATCACCGTAAAtgaccaaaccggaagtgacgtcatctgaAGCGGACATGGCCGCCTGCATGGATGAAAAGTCTTGTGTCACAGACGCCGACTGACGAGCTGGAGAGGAGACCTGAAGCCCGTGCCTGCCGAGGGAAGACTACCGACCACCAAAACCGACGCCAAGGACTGAAGGAGCGTGACCGCAGTGGACACCGCATCGCTGGATAGGGTAACCGACTGCGAAGGTAAGGCCACAATGCTCCCACTAGCCCCAGCCACCGACACATTAGGAGGCAAAATTTGGGAAGAAGGGACAATAACCCCGGACCCAACCACAGGGGAATCAAGGGGAGGAGGGCAAGATGGAGGGATCGCAGACGGAGGGACCTGATGGGGGGGACCACACTGACCCCAGGGTATAAAGAGGAAGAGACTAGTGCACAACTCACCGGGTCTCGAGGTGATGGAGGTATGACATCCTCCTCTAAATCAAAGTCCCCAATCATCAGCTCATCCAACTCCTCAATCCTCACAGGTACTCCGGCTGAACGATCCATGCTGCAGCAGACTGGTATCAGACAGAATGAcagatcctgcaagctgtgaagacgagctggaaggAGGGTCTGGGGCCTGTAACCTAGCTTCTAGGTAAGCTAAATCACCAcccacactaatgcaacattgttgccacttcacagcagcacactcctaaggaccttaattcttatgtttgttacTGGTtattctgccctccactgtctgaATTGTTGTTAAATTGTGTAAATCTGAAGCAATCATTCAGTTTTACAACAATCAGTAGTTCACTGTTCACTGTCTAATCAGTATGACCCAAAAAGCAGTGATTTTCCCATTTTGCTGCCAGTACCataaaaacttgttttttttaCCCTCCTTTACAGCCAGTAGCACACAGAGGAGTGATTTAAACAGTGGTGCTaggatgaatgatttatttgtacTAGTATTCAGTAGCACCAATCACTGGTAGTTCTGTGAAGTCTTTTCTGGGTAGTTTGTGTACAGAAGGGGAAAACAGGCGCAGCAGCCAGTCAGCTATACAGAGCAGGAAAACAACATTATCTGGCTGCAGTGTCAACGTATTTGCATTCTTTTCAATTATTAACTGGCAGAAATATAAGGGTAAAAAAATATCACAAAGCAAGACTTTGAAGTGACTTTTGAGTTTGATTCAGGTAATGTTGTTTTATTGAAATAGTTGATAAGATTGTTTTTatgtcaaaagtaaaaaataaaaacgagACTTTTAATAAAACATCTGGCTATTCTCTACTGGAGCACATAAAAACATTTTCCATCACGATAATTCTTGACAATACCCATTTTTCTGGGACATCATTGATATATTTATAAAGATACAGTACTTCATACTGACGTCTGATACTATAAATCTGATTGCTACTTTATTAAAATGGTGGTACTTTGACTAAATGGGCTATGCATTAAGTACATcctaattttcttcttaaacgggaagagtccacagctgcattcattacttttgggaaatacagaacctggccaccaggaggaggaggcaaagacaccccagccaaaggcttaaatacctcccccacttccctgattccccagtcattctttgcctttcatcacaggaggttggcagagaagtgtcagaagttcgagattgtctcttatggagggagtactcttcgcaatggaactggagttttaagtaatcctgtcactgtcagtgagagcatggatgaaagttagagtccggagatgcagggagagttttcctgcgaagcCATTCtgattcatattaacagctccttggtaatcagcattgacgagtttctctgcctacctttattcactcaagtctatTTCAGAAGCGAggatactatctgtcacacttgaagggccgtgttcctgttccatggcgtagattctggtaagatcgtttcattttatttcgataagataatgttaacgaaacaaggtagggtcccagtagCACTTCTTTTATCTTATCATGTTTGTTATATTGTTCTATCTGCTAATATGTAGCAATAACTATGCTCATGGCTTTTACAGAACATAATGGCATTATCTTAATGACACGATCTCTCGAGATTGTgcgccctttttgtgactggcacggtgcacctcataATGGGTGCGGTTACtttgtttctcacttccgtatgctgactgtgtgcgacagaGAAGTCTGTTCcgatttctaagatactgtccgtgttctgttaaccagagcccgtcaggcgtgggatcgcctgattcagtttggccttctggggaagcaTTGGCCTCTGAAACGTCAGGGGCTCCAACCTTGGGGCCGGGGTATTTTGTTGATCCggtgagggatgattttgccttacATTATAGGCAGGCAcgtctttgtgttcttttaagacatgttttggcgatgttagaggatcccagtcctagtgggccgagggatctgaggccttagatgctggatggcaaattggatatgacgtttggggatgaagccaatctccttaacgcctccgttttattttttctatatgtttcggttccagttctgagcttgggtgaatggggcctctgatcagcTGGTTCTGTTGgtgttctcattcaccttgggcattcCCCCGATGTgtgctgccttccttttatttttgatctggatggatgtgtttaatttgtttttcttatgctcatgtctgttagattttcgtttttgaaaatgttcttctctggaaccgatacttgcgattttgtggtcgcatgggcactttcacggaagttgcgcactttttgaataatagaattatgttttctagctcatttatcgatccttcgggtcgaattttcttggaccttgggcagttctggagtgtccttataccaggcaggtactggtcggacgcctttctgctgttacctgggttcatgtcaccctcgtggtgctgattttattctgtcggattctgaatgtcatttggcctattgctatggactccgggctcggatcctattcGAAGTATGAGTCCTAGGGGAatatttgcagtttgaaaccagctacagctatttgcactttgaatgtgtgctagcaggcTTTAAAATGTCTTTTTGGTGGTTTGGGTTTAACCATGGCTGAGTCAGCTttgctacctggaagctggtcattgagagttcattgagagttcctgttcagacggtttggtgttctcttggagaaCTCTTTACTAACTTCgtggatagttatcctatttctgctgtctctgctTGCCAAGCCTGCAGGTTTCAATCTGATATGAGGCAACAGGGAACTCATGTTTTTCTGGAGTACCTTATGGTATGGTActgggtcagggatatgagggtgtccctCGAGTCCTATTTGTGACATGTTTCtctgtgtatggatctctttttttttattaggtccttgtgtttctagggagttcgtctccctgggtgttctatgtttgttgagccGTGTGGAATGATCCTTTTGGATTTCTCCTGGGAATCTGTTCTACCTTTTGGGGGCAGGTAGCGGTCCTTGTCTTTAGGCcaggtaccttcatgggagtcgagAGCCGCGGGGCTGACTGCTCGGAAGCTGTTTGTGCtcgacggactctgggactgagtggtctctagctcggCTTTCCTGgcagtgtaactaatgtgcagttacctgggcttcaggTTTTCACCCGTGTTGTCTATATTTTTATATGGTGTTGGGTAATTTCTGGCTGCGGTGCCTTTCAAAGGGGTTgcattttgtacccacccgttgtttgcattcagtgtcctctagcttgggtattgtttccccaaaagtaatgaatgcagctgtggactcttcccgtttaagaagaaaaacataaattatgcttacctgataattttcttttcttctgacgggaagagtccacagctcccgcccgtgtttttatctatgaggtggctgtagttttttgttcttctggcacctttttaaaccctgatatttctcctattgttccctgttcccttggcagaatgactggggaatgagggaagtgggggaagtatttaagcctttggctggggtgtctttgcctcctcctagtggtcaggttctgtatttcccaaaagtaatgaatgcagctgtggattcttcccgtcagaagaaaagaaaatgatcaagtaagcataatttatgtttttattttcaagGTTAAAATAAGTAAATGTAATTTGTTAACAGGGGTGTTAAAAAGCATACAGAACACACTGCATATTTTACAACTGCATAATAAAATGAAAGCAAAatatattttctgacaaatttatttgttTCTCCAATTTtcctgccccttgtatcatgtgacagacatcaaccaatcacagactagtacaggtataccccgctcatacagcgggttagggaccggagccccgctgtaaagtgaaaaccgccttaaagtgaaacaatgcagttttagccttcttttcacttgccagtgtgtttaaaaacttgaaaacatgtttgaactaacatttttttaggagtgcaatagtgctgcatttagtttaacactagcacagcacagtattcaataaatactgtacctgtaaaatagtgacaatcactgtagtacaatttgccagagtatagcactgagacacagattgcactgtaatgatgtaaacagagtgaactaagcataataaatggtgccagtcacttttctcgcaatctcacaatgattacagcactgtttcaaaatctttggaggttgaacttcaacttcacaaagcgctgtattagcgaagcgctgtaaagtgaagcgctgtaaagtgaggtatacctgtatacgtataccctgtgagcttgtgcacatgctcagtaaaatcttgttccccagaaagtgtgaatataaaaagtctgtgcaacatttgataatggaagttaattggaaagtgtcttaaaactgctgctctatctgaatcatacaagtttattttgacttgagtgtccctttaaaaaaccacACCAGAGAATTGCTGTTATGTGTGATTACCTGCCCTTTAACTCTTTCCAGGTTCATATACATTTTATATCTGACCTAGCAACATCTCAAGGGAAGCACAGAGGATTATTGGGAGAATACATTATAGGACTTGTCCTGAGCACATGTACAACACCAGCGCCTTAAGACCCTCGCGGGTGATTAGtacgcgctctataagtacccaatagatagatagaacactGTCTATTTGTTTCATAGTAGATAAAAAATTGTATTCAAATAGTATTACACAGAACATTGTTTTAGCCACCTTTCTGACAGTGACATAACTAATGCTCTTAATTTCAGCATCCTGGAATATGTTGTCAAAGCCTCAAGCCTTTACTGAAATGGTCTACACATTTCCAGTTGTGCTAATGACGCATAAAATACCAAATGTGCAGTTGTTTTATATAGCGTTTACAGGACATTGGGTTTAAATAGCAAAGTGCCCACTTCATTACTGGACATCTGCCAACCCTACAGATATCTGGGAGATAAACACCCCCTTAAATATTGctccttatatctaagcataagcacCGACTTGATTTATTTTGATGCCATTGTGCCACTattctttatttttgatttttttttcattcaaaatgtattattttttttaaattacacaaacAAGAACAAATACATCATGACAGTTAATCACAGTATGTGACACCCTCTACATAGCTTCAGAATACAACAAACATTTTATAGCTTTTCCATTACAATATAGAATAATTACAATCAATCTCCAGAAGGTGGAACCACATAGCAATTTGGCATATTCCATTGTCCTTGCATAGTACAACCAAGCAAATGACAAAATtataacagaaatcttcatcttataGACACAATTACATTAATCTGATTCCATTGTATATTACTTATATCATATTCTAGTAGCcattgaggcctatgtatcaagctccgaatggagcttgatgccccgtgtttgtggcgagcctgcaggcttgccagaaacagcagttatgaagcagcagtcacaaagaacgctgcgccataacctgtccgcctgctctgagcaggcggacagacatcgcgggaaatcaacctgattgagtacgatcgggttgattgacacccccctgctggcggcccattggccgcaagtctgcagggggcggcgttgcaccagcagctcttgtgagctgctggtgcaatgctgaatacggcaagcgtattgctcgccgtattcagcgaggtctggcggacctgatccgcactgttggatcaggtcagccagaccttgataaataggggccattgactGCTATATACTAcctttctttctccctccctcccctgtcagTACCTTCCTCTGAGCTTCCCTTTTTAATCCAACCACCAATCGGGAAAGTTCCCTGCCGGAATGGACATACAGAAAAAGTGTGATTTATTAAATGTAAAGGTTAGTTGTCGTTGTGTTGAGTCTGGTTATGAGAGTATGACTTTATACCACTTAGCACTGCTTTTTCATGTGGCTCATATTGTTCTATATTAATTTGCCTTAGTATTCTCATCATAAATTCTCTCATGCTCTGGTTTATTTTAGATTTCCATTAACTTAATATAATATTCCTACCTAATAAAATTactgtatttattaaagggacagtcaagtccaaagtctgtcaaaagaactgaaataagggggcagtctgctgaggcttagatacaaggtaattacagaggtaaaacgtgtataattataactgttggttatgcaaaactggggaattggtaattaagggataatctatcttttaaaacaacaaaaattctgactgtccctttaaataactattttCCCCTGCGCATGTCATTACATAAAATCAAACCATCAAACATAAATAGCCTCTGTTCCCTGTCCAAAATTTGATTCAACCAGTAGTTTACTTTAGACCAAAATTGTCTGTCTTTAGGACAAGACCAGAGGCAGTGGGGTAATTCTGCATTAGGATATGAGCATCTGGTACAATTTGCAATCTTATACGGCCACCATTTTGCTACTAGTGCCACCATTTTTAAACTGACGTGCAGCTTGTGTAATACAGCAAGTAGTTTTCCTTCTATCTGCCTGTGTGGCCAATAAATAACAATATTCACAGCTGAGGAACACAAAGGAATCAGGCTCAGTATTTATTTCACAGTCTTCTGTACTTCTGAAGGTGATGGTTGCAATTTGGACAAAAATGATCCACGTCCTTGCAGGAGTCAACACAGAATGGGATCAAACAGCACCCTAGCCAGCACCTATAAGATGAACAATGCTACAGGTAAGTAAAACATTCTGGTTATAgtttcataaaatatatttatttataatcccaGCCCTTCTCAGAAAATCCAGATTATTACAAACTCAAAAATAATCCAGAGGGGACTCCACTGACTTTATTTCTGCATATTTATTGCTTTTCTTTCTGGATAgagcaaacaaataaacaaaaaatctaattaacttctattattaaatgtgctttgttgtcTTTGTATTCTATGCTGAATAGAAaaggcttaggagcatgcacaagtCTTTAACACTCAGTGTTTGTAACATACAGAGTActaaaaacacgtgcacactcataggcccctatttatcataggtcttgcagacctgatccaacagtgcggatcaggtccgcaagacctcgctaaatgcggagagcaatacgctctccgcatttaacattgcaccagcagattcgaggccaatcggcccccagcagggaggtgtcaatcaacccgatcgtattcgatcgggttgatttccggcgagtctgaagactcgccagaaacacgggcccgcaagctccctacggagcttgttaaatgggccccctgAGCTCTtaagagcctaactaggtttactgttcaacaatggataccaagagaaagaagcaaatataTGCATATGGGTAGCCACCAATCATTAGTGTGTCTCCAGTAGCCTtatgcttttcattaaaggatacaaagagaatgaagaaaatgtgacaaCAGATGCAACTGAAAAGTGTTAAATGTTTAATATTGCTCTCACACAtatcattatatattgtatattgtaggatagttattttaggattattatacCACTTACCCAAATAGTATAAGTCCTCCAAACACTGCCCAAGTAAGGAGACCAGTCTTATATTCTGTTCTTGTCACAATGTTCTGGTGACATATAGGACATATGCAGCATACTGGAGTATCGTGAAATGCATTTTGCAATACAACAGTGGTTTGTACTGCTGCAACTAATAGACATCAAAGGAAGTAAATGTTAGATCTATAAACATCATTtatatgaacatttatttccaaaacattttaattCCTTATACACATTGACTATTTTAATATATCGGAATGTATGAAAGAAAGAAAGTATtataagaatattatttttttgtctggAAATCATAGAGGACAGGTCAAACTGATAGTAATCACAGTTTCACAACTCTTAGTCATGGCCTAGTTGTGCTTGGCTTGTCACAATTCATAGTCATGGTCTAGTTGTGTGTGGCTTGTCACAATTATTAGTCATGGCCTAGTTGTGCGTGGCTTGTCACAATTCATAGTCATGGTCTAGTTGTGTGTGGCTTGTCACAATTATTAGTCATGGCCTAGTTGTGCGTGGCTTGTCACAATTCTTAGTCATGGTCTAGTTGTGTGTGGCTTGTCACAATTCTTAGTCATGGTCTAGTTGTGTGTGGCTTGTCACAATTGTTAGTCATGGCCTAGTTGTGTGTGGCTTGTCACAATTCTTAGTCATGGCCTAGTTGTGTGTGGCTTGTCACAATTGTTAGTCATGGCCTAGTTGTGTGTGGCTTGTCACAATTCTTAGTCATGGCCTAGTTGTGTGTGGCTTGTCACAATTCTTAGTCATGGCCTAGTTGTGCGTGGCTTGTCACAATTCTTAGTCATGGTCTAGTTGTGTGTGGCTTGTCACAATTCTTAGTCATGGTCTAGTTTTGAGTGGCTTGTCACAATTCTTAGTCATGGTTTAGTTGTGAGTGGTTTTTCACTGTTTTTAGTCATGGTCTAGTTGTGAGTGGTTTTTCACTGTTCTTAGTCATGGTCTAGTTGTGTGTTGCTTGTCACAGTTCTTAGTCATGGTCTAGTTATGAGTGAGTTTTCACAATTCATGACAGACAGTTGCTGAATGCTGACCATTGTCCTGAATATACTAATGTGAAAATATTCAGGATTGCGCCAATTCCTACATGTGGCTTAGATTATAAGTGAAGTGCTGCTAATAGTGCAGGGTGCACTTTCAATATTGCTGTACCACACAAGGATTAACACTCAAATTGGTAAGATAAGTACATGGTAAAGATAAATTACCCGAAAATGTTTAGTGTGGCGAAAATCTTTTTAGTACGCTCTATATTTTCAGTGGACATCTAAACCACGCCAAACATTGCTATTATATCAAGTTTAAAATTATGTGTtgcgtttcttttttatttttaaatataaatatatatccaaaatataaatattcatttagatcgatagctatagatatattttttaaaaaactagaGTGatagatttaaaaattaaaaagaacattttctcctaagtgaagaacatacggctagattacgagttttgcgatagggtcaaaaagcagcgttaacaggtcctaaccctgcttttttacacccgctgctattacgagtcttgcaggtataggtgtaccgcacacttgtttggccttaccgcaaaccgacttacgtaaagtttggaaagccttttttctatgggacttccatagcgccggtattacgagtttgtcctgggaggccaaaaagtgagtggtacagcctctaccgacaagattcctaacgcattttaaagtcagtagttatgagt
It contains:
- the LOC128641789 gene encoding lipopolysaccharide-induced tumor necrosis factor-alpha factor homolog; the protein is MDYPKGPLYPVPSAPMPGKPFSPTMGATDSYLENAPHPPPYSLPYGTVQPPMGATDSYLENAPHPPPYSLPYGTVQPPMVAAVQTTVVLQNAFHDTPVCCICPICHQNIVTRTEYKTGLLTWAVFGGLILFGCWLGCCLIPFCVDSCKDVDHFCPNCNHHLQKYRRL